One Micromonospora sp. FIMYZ51 genomic window carries:
- a CDS encoding acyl carrier protein, with the protein MDDLRELVAEVLELEPEELTDTGDFMEEYDADSLRAIEILARLEKRYKVEIPQSELPKLRNLTLVRDALLRHGQGS; encoded by the coding sequence ATGGACGACCTGCGTGAACTGGTCGCCGAGGTGTTGGAGCTGGAGCCGGAGGAGCTGACCGACACCGGCGACTTCATGGAGGAGTACGACGCGGACTCGTTGCGGGCGATCGAGATCCTCGCCCGGTTGGAGAAGCGGTACAAGGTGGAGATCCCGCAGTCCGAGCTGCCCAAGCTGCGGAACCTGACCCTGGTCCGGGACGCGCTGCTGCGGCACGGTCAGGGCTCATGA
- a CDS encoding beta-ketoacyl-[acyl-carrier-protein] synthase family protein produces the protein MRRVLVTGLGPVSSIGIGVRPFAAGLRAGRSGISPIASFDAEGFPHRHAGEVPDFDPGALLRTLDVGQWGRSSLFAAAAARLAVTDADLDLAAIDADRAGAAIGTTSGESVAMEQLTAQRVTGGFAAMDAVALRQLPAARLAHAVSAELGLRGESVTIATACSASNYAIGYAYDLIATGDADVMLAGGADSVCRWAHAGFYRLGALAERECRPFDRDRGGILTGEGGAVLLLESAEHAQARGARGYAEVRGYGHNCDAAHPVAPERSSIAECIRAAHRNAAVSADEVDYVCAHGTGTQANDAVEIAALRDVFDGRPPPVSSVKSMIGHTMGAASGFGAIASVLAIEQGFLPPTINLTHPDQSLGDIDFVANEARPAKIRVAQNNGFAFGGNNAIVVFGTAA, from the coding sequence CTGCGTCGGGTGCTGGTGACCGGCCTCGGCCCGGTCTCCAGCATCGGCATCGGCGTGCGGCCGTTCGCCGCCGGGCTGCGCGCCGGACGGTCCGGGATCTCCCCGATCGCCAGCTTCGACGCCGAGGGCTTCCCGCACCGGCACGCCGGCGAGGTGCCGGACTTCGACCCCGGCGCGCTGCTGCGTACCCTCGATGTCGGCCAGTGGGGCCGGTCGAGCCTCTTCGCGGCGGCTGCGGCGCGACTCGCGGTCACCGACGCGGACCTGGACCTGGCGGCGATCGACGCGGACCGGGCCGGCGCGGCCATCGGCACCACCAGCGGCGAGTCGGTGGCGATGGAGCAGTTGACCGCGCAGCGGGTGACTGGCGGGTTCGCCGCCATGGACGCCGTTGCGCTGCGCCAACTGCCGGCGGCCCGGCTGGCCCACGCGGTAAGCGCGGAACTCGGCCTGCGCGGCGAGTCCGTCACCATCGCCACCGCCTGCTCGGCGAGCAACTACGCCATCGGGTACGCCTACGACCTGATCGCCACCGGCGACGCGGACGTCATGCTGGCCGGTGGGGCCGACTCGGTGTGCCGGTGGGCCCACGCCGGCTTCTACCGGCTCGGAGCGCTCGCCGAGCGGGAGTGCCGGCCGTTCGACCGGGACCGCGGCGGCATCCTGACCGGCGAGGGCGGGGCGGTGCTGCTGCTGGAGAGCGCCGAGCACGCCCAGGCGCGCGGGGCGCGTGGCTACGCCGAGGTACGCGGCTACGGGCACAACTGCGACGCCGCCCACCCGGTCGCGCCCGAGCGGTCGAGCATCGCCGAGTGCATCCGTGCCGCGCACCGCAACGCGGCGGTCAGCGCCGACGAGGTCGACTACGTCTGCGCGCACGGGACCGGCACGCAGGCAAACGACGCTGTGGAGATCGCCGCCCTGCGGGACGTGTTCGACGGTCGGCCGCCACCGGTCAGTTCGGTCAAGTCGATGATCGGGCACACCATGGGCGCGGCCAGCGGGTTCGGCGCGATCGCCAGTGTGCTCGCCATCGAGCAGGGCTTCCTGCCGCCGACGATAAACCTCACCCACCCCGACCAGAGCCTCGGCGACATCGACTTCGTGGCGAACGAGGCCCGGCCCGCCAAGATCAGGGTGGCCCAGAACAACGGTTTCGCGTTCGGCGGCAACAACGCGATCGTCGTCTTCGGCACGGCGGCATGA
- a CDS encoding FabA/FabZ family ACP-dehydratase, with the protein MATWVPVPAPGHAVPARAVDRISVDPPVAGASSPVLSIRAVFTVAPEEPLLRGHFPGLPVWPGVLIVEGLEQTVRAGLAHAGQPVADLCALTSVRFLRAARPGDEIVFDVELRRIAAGWRARAELTLADEPCARLRADFAERDG; encoded by the coding sequence GTGGCCACCTGGGTCCCGGTGCCCGCACCGGGGCATGCCGTCCCGGCCCGGGCGGTCGACCGGATCAGCGTCGACCCGCCAGTGGCAGGTGCCTCGTCACCGGTGCTGTCGATCCGTGCGGTGTTCACGGTTGCGCCCGAGGAGCCACTGCTGCGGGGCCACTTCCCCGGCCTGCCGGTCTGGCCCGGGGTGCTCATCGTCGAAGGACTGGAGCAGACCGTACGCGCCGGGCTCGCCCACGCCGGGCAGCCCGTCGCCGACCTGTGCGCCCTCACCTCGGTCCGGTTCCTGCGCGCGGCGCGTCCCGGCGACGAGATCGTCTTCGACGTCGAGCTGCGTCGGATCGCGGCCGGCTGGCGGGCCCGGGCCGAGCTGACGCTTGCCGACGAGCCCTGCGCCCGGCTGCGCGCCGACTTCGCCGAGCGGGACGGCTGA
- a CDS encoding beta-ketoacyl synthase N-terminal-like domain-containing protein, translating into MTPLAIIGTGAVHPDGVGAALLPTTADPAGELPGASVASFAGEPLPPAAHRFAADFDVRELLGRKGTSFYDRATAMAVVACGEALRSAGIVGGPDGDARTGVVLGTTLGSFRSTSDYSRETLVQEKPYLVNPVLFPNTVMNCAAGQVAIRYRLRGVNSTVATGPLAMVSALRYAHTTIVRGAADVLLAGAVEEFSAHRAWWVHRRHGGPTGEGAAVFAVRADAPGLDRDAEILGLATGFAPDPADALAACVRRVLAQAARSPAEVTAVILGDCDATAEATAAVLLGHHPARIWAGHWWGECDAAAGALGLAVFLAQVRAGILPDGALGLLTATSPDGAAGATLVRGWARAADRA; encoded by the coding sequence ATGACCCCGCTCGCGATCATCGGCACCGGCGCGGTGCACCCGGACGGGGTCGGTGCGGCGTTGCTGCCGACCACCGCCGACCCGGCCGGTGAGCTCCCCGGCGCGTCCGTGGCGAGCTTCGCCGGTGAGCCGCTGCCGCCCGCCGCGCACCGGTTCGCGGCCGACTTCGACGTCCGCGAACTGCTCGGCCGCAAGGGCACCAGCTTCTACGACCGGGCCACCGCGATGGCGGTGGTGGCCTGCGGCGAGGCGCTGCGCTCGGCCGGGATCGTCGGCGGTCCCGACGGCGACGCGCGCACCGGTGTGGTGCTCGGCACCACGCTCGGCAGCTTCCGGTCCACAAGCGACTACAGCCGGGAGACCCTGGTCCAGGAGAAGCCCTACCTGGTCAACCCGGTGCTGTTTCCGAACACGGTGATGAACTGCGCCGCCGGTCAGGTCGCCATCCGCTACCGGCTGCGCGGGGTCAACTCCACAGTGGCGACCGGTCCGCTGGCGATGGTGTCGGCGCTGCGGTACGCCCACACCACAATCGTGCGGGGTGCCGCCGATGTCCTGCTCGCCGGGGCGGTGGAGGAGTTCAGCGCGCACCGGGCCTGGTGGGTGCACCGGCGTCACGGCGGACCGACCGGCGAGGGCGCGGCGGTGTTCGCGGTGCGCGCCGACGCGCCCGGTCTGGATCGCGACGCCGAGATCCTCGGGCTCGCCACCGGCTTCGCGCCTGATCCGGCCGACGCGCTGGCCGCCTGCGTACGGCGGGTGCTCGCGCAGGCGGCCCGGTCCCCGGCCGAGGTCACGGCGGTCATCCTCGGCGACTGCGACGCCACCGCCGAGGCCACCGCCGCCGTGCTGCTCGGCCACCACCCGGCGCGGATCTGGGCCGGGCACTGGTGGGGCGAGTGCGACGCGGCGGCGGGCGCACTCGGGCTGGCCGTCTTCCTCGCCCAGGTACGCGCCGGCATCCTGCCGGACGGCGCGCTGGGACTGCTGACCGCGACGAGTCCGGACGGCGCGGCCGGGGCGACCCTGGTGCGGGGGTGGGCGCGTGCCGCCGATCGTGCCTGA
- a CDS encoding beta-hydroxyacyl-ACP dehydratase, with product MLDLPAIRRILPQRHPLLLIDRVLELEPGRRITAVKAISLAETCYAAIADEAPPQAYAYPVSLAIESIGQAAALLFMAATDRVLAADEMFVLGGIRDYRVHGRAYPGDVLRHEVVLDHAVADTIFAAGQTWVGDRRIATAKSLVAAVRPRVLLPSEPVP from the coding sequence ATGCTCGATCTGCCCGCCATCCGCCGGATCCTGCCCCAGCGTCACCCGCTGCTGCTGATCGACCGGGTGCTGGAGTTGGAGCCGGGCCGACGGATCACCGCGGTCAAGGCGATCAGCCTGGCCGAGACCTGCTACGCGGCGATCGCCGACGAGGCGCCACCGCAGGCGTACGCGTACCCGGTCTCGCTGGCGATCGAGTCGATCGGGCAGGCCGCCGCGCTGCTCTTCATGGCGGCGACCGACCGGGTGCTGGCGGCGGACGAGATGTTCGTGTTGGGCGGCATCCGGGACTACCGCGTCCACGGCCGGGCGTACCCCGGCGACGTGCTGCGACACGAGGTCGTGCTCGATCACGCGGTCGCCGACACCATCTTCGCGGCCGGTCAGACCTGGGTCGGCGATCGCCGGATCGCCACCGCGAAATCGCTCGTCGCGGCGGTCCGACCCCGTGTGCTGCTGCCGTCCGAACCCGTGCCATGA